Proteins encoded in a region of the Flammeovirga yaeyamensis genome:
- a CDS encoding RagB/SusD family nutrient uptake outer membrane protein, giving the protein MKFNSFKKYIAAVSVVATTAFTSCLHQLDTTPIDPNVSTKDNVYQTVEDYNQGLAKLYAGYAVTGQQGPDGDGDLGGIDEGASQYLRRYWEAQELPTDEALNCWGDPGQPDMSTMSWSSTNTLNEALYYRVIYQISIANQFIRDCAGAEFDLSRQIAEARFLRAYSYWHALDLYGNGVPKVTEENSVGADLPSPWGAKHNGDELFKYITSELESIINKDNEQHLVETGESMFGQANVGVAYMLLTKVYLNAPVYLDAALLPGDYLDKAETYVEQVLNRYSLSESKKNSVSAYQSLFLMDNYEEGNEVIFSINYFGNQTRTWGGMTYLINAATGGGMDRDYMGAPGWGGNRALVSLDKYFDNVSDERDLFFYGEGHTPEVTNFYEFSQGVPVMKFRNVDSFGNPGDATFAEVNFPVFRVADAMLMQAEIKVRKYGEHDKQVFTKLWARANRQGQTPDMTLKNILEERARELYWEGHRRQDLRRFNSFTKSEHVTAWPFKGTNTSTPNGISNVDSRYELYPIPASEIGANPNLNQNPGY; this is encoded by the coding sequence ATGAAATTCAATTCATTTAAAAAATATATTGCAGCAGTTTCAGTGGTAGCGACTACAGCTTTCACATCTTGTCTGCACCAATTAGATACTACACCTATCGATCCAAACGTATCGACAAAAGATAATGTGTATCAAACAGTTGAAGATTATAACCAAGGTTTAGCTAAGTTATATGCTGGTTATGCAGTAACAGGACAGCAGGGACCTGATGGTGATGGTGACTTAGGTGGTATTGACGAAGGAGCATCTCAATATTTAAGAAGATACTGGGAAGCGCAAGAGTTACCAACTGATGAAGCATTAAACTGTTGGGGTGACCCCGGGCAACCTGATATGTCAACCATGTCATGGTCTTCTACAAATACATTGAACGAGGCTTTGTATTACAGAGTTATTTATCAAATCTCAATTGCCAATCAATTCATCAGAGATTGTGCAGGTGCTGAATTCGATTTGTCTCGTCAGATTGCAGAAGCTCGTTTCTTGAGAGCATATTCTTACTGGCATGCACTAGACCTTTATGGTAATGGTGTTCCAAAAGTAACTGAAGAAAACTCTGTGGGTGCAGATCTTCCTTCACCTTGGGGAGCTAAGCATAATGGTGATGAGTTATTTAAGTACATTACTTCAGAATTAGAGTCGATTATCAATAAAGATAACGAACAGCACTTGGTAGAAACAGGTGAAAGCATGTTTGGTCAAGCAAACGTAGGTGTAGCATACATGCTATTGACTAAAGTTTATCTTAATGCTCCAGTTTATTTAGATGCGGCTTTATTACCAGGCGATTATTTAGATAAAGCAGAGACATATGTAGAGCAAGTATTAAATAGATATTCATTGTCAGAAAGCAAAAAGAATAGCGTAAGTGCTTACCAATCTTTATTCTTAATGGATAACTACGAAGAAGGTAATGAAGTGATTTTTTCCATCAACTACTTCGGTAACCAAACACGTACTTGGGGTGGTATGACTTACCTAATTAACGCAGCAACAGGTGGTGGAATGGATAGAGATTACATGGGTGCACCTGGTTGGGGTGGTAACCGTGCTTTAGTATCTCTTGATAAATACTTCGACAATGTTTCTGATGAAAGAGATTTATTCTTCTATGGTGAAGGACATACTCCTGAAGTAACTAATTTCTATGAATTCAGTCAAGGTGTTCCTGTAATGAAATTCAGAAACGTAGATTCATTTGGCAACCCAGGTGATGCAACTTTTGCTGAAGTTAACTTCCCTGTATTTAGAGTAGCTGATGCTATGTTGATGCAAGCTGAAATTAAAGTCAGAAAATATGGAGAACACGATAAACAAGTGTTTACTAAACTTTGGGCAAGAGCTAACCGTCAAGGTCAAACTCCAGATATGACATTGAAAAACATTTTGGAAGAAAGAGCTAGAGAATTGTACTGGGAAGGTCACAGACGTCAGGACTTAAGAAGATTCAACTCATTTACTAAGAGTGAGCATGTTACTGCATGGCCATTCAAAGGAACGAATACTTCAACTCCTAACGGTATCAGTAATGTAGATTCGAGATACGAATTGTACCCGATTCCAGCATCGGAAATTGGCGCTAACCCTAATTTAAATCAAAACCCTGGTTATTAA
- a CDS encoding SusF/SusE family outer membrane protein, with amino-acid sequence MKRFLALTVLAASIFSCSTNDELTQIGGSDTWVGPEITQGPEDKLYEFTEETQENEFTTLEWSSADYGKSTEYKYNVVTSVEGFENEEIITVATASATSSVLLEKEISKTVNTITGVTDPSDVKEVRVSLRVESYIGEGHDNSPRLSSSMTTFDVIPYMGYQPTLWLAGNFNGWNHNDADVISHDDENPGNYTNIIWMSAEEEGSIIGGNFKVSTMKGWDATNYGMGATEGTLDPEGGDIPVGEPNQYTVTVNIDDLTYSLVPMSWGIVGDATGSWDVDTDLTLDPATSSWSVETTLTDGEMKFRANGNWDYNLGEGDADGQLSEGGGNLQVTAGNYKITLILDPAKGTYTYTLKSI; translated from the coding sequence ATGAAAAGATTTTTAGCCTTAACAGTTTTAGCTGCAAGTATCTTCTCTTGTTCAACAAATGATGAACTTACTCAGATTGGAGGTAGTGATACATGGGTAGGTCCTGAAATTACACAAGGACCAGAAGATAAACTTTATGAGTTTACAGAAGAGACTCAAGAAAATGAGTTTACAACTTTAGAATGGTCATCTGCAGATTATGGTAAATCTACAGAGTACAAATACAATGTAGTTACCTCAGTCGAAGGATTCGAGAATGAGGAGATCATTACGGTGGCAACTGCAAGTGCAACATCATCGGTTTTATTGGAAAAAGAAATCAGTAAAACAGTAAATACAATTACTGGTGTAACTGATCCAAGCGATGTGAAAGAAGTAAGAGTTTCACTAAGAGTGGAATCTTATATCGGAGAAGGGCACGATAACAGCCCAAGATTATCGTCTTCAATGACAACTTTTGATGTGATCCCTTACATGGGTTACCAGCCAACATTATGGTTAGCGGGTAACTTTAACGGATGGAATCATAATGATGCCGATGTGATTAGTCATGATGATGAAAACCCTGGTAATTACACTAACATTATTTGGATGTCAGCGGAAGAAGAAGGAAGCATTATTGGTGGTAACTTTAAAGTTTCAACAATGAAAGGTTGGGATGCTACCAATTATGGTATGGGTGCTACAGAGGGTACTTTAGATCCTGAAGGTGGAGACATTCCTGTAGGTGAGCCTAATCAATATACTGTTACAGTTAATATCGACGACTTAACTTACTCATTGGTGCCAATGAGCTGGGGTATCGTAGGAGACGCAACTGGTAGCTGGGATGTTGATACTGATTTGACATTAGATCCTGCAACTTCATCTTGGTCAGTAGAAACTACTTTGACTGATGGTGAAATGAAGTTTAGAGCCAATGGTAATTGGGATTATAACCTTGGAGAAGGTGATGCTGATGGACAGTTATCAGAAGGTGGAGGAAACCTTCAAGTAACAGCAGGTAATTACAAAATTACATTGATTTTAGATCCAGCTAAAGGTACTTACACATATACCTTAAAGTCGATTTAA
- a CDS encoding DUF2147 domain-containing protein: MSDNQQKNIEGVWLTGLKDAKVEISIDDTGKAQGKIVWMLRDKEEDGGPRIDKLNPDTSKREVLLENMIILSNFEYKGKGTWEDGEVYDPDSGKTYSGSIQSAGPNVLKMRGYVGIKLFGRTELWMRDSI; encoded by the coding sequence ATGTCTGATAATCAACAAAAAAATATTGAAGGTGTTTGGCTCACTGGATTAAAGGATGCCAAAGTAGAAATTAGTATCGATGATACTGGTAAAGCTCAAGGTAAAATTGTTTGGATGTTGAGAGACAAAGAAGAGGATGGAGGTCCAAGAATTGACAAGCTTAACCCCGATACTTCAAAAAGAGAAGTTTTATTAGAAAACATGATTATTCTCTCAAATTTTGAGTACAAAGGAAAAGGTACTTGGGAGGATGGTGAAGTGTATGATCCTGATTCAGGAAAAACGTATAGTGGTTCTATTCAAAGTGCTGGACCGAATGTTTTAAAGATGAGAGGATATGTTGGAATCAAATTATTTGGAAGAACAGAATTGTGGATGCGCGATTCTATTTAA
- a CDS encoding acyl-CoA-binding protein: MASEAFKDAQTRVNNLPERPSNDDLLKLYAFFKQATEGDVNTERPGGFDFKGNAKWDAWDKIKGMSADDAESQYVLLVNQLEGN, encoded by the coding sequence ATGGCTTCTGAAGCATTTAAAGACGCACAAACGAGAGTAAACAATTTACCAGAAAGACCTTCGAACGATGATTTGTTAAAGCTATATGCTTTTTTCAAACAAGCAACTGAAGGTGATGTAAACACAGAAAGACCTGGCGGTTTTGACTTTAAAGGAAATGCCAAATGGGATGCTTGGGATAAGATCAAAGGAATGTCTGCTGATGACGCAGAATCACAATACGTACTTTTAGTGAATCAGCTAGAAGGCAACTAA
- the rfaE2 gene encoding D-glycero-beta-D-manno-heptose 1-phosphate adenylyltransferase, whose translation MHSKNKIVSLEEAVRIRKEWKAAGEKVVFTNGCFDIVHLGHVDYLEQARLKGSKMILGLNTDASVKRLKGEERPINNEYARARLLAAFEFIDMVILFGDDTPLDLISTLLPDVLVKGADYTIDNIVGAKEVMENGGSVETITLVEGFSTSSIIEKIRQHGL comes from the coding sequence ATGCACTCAAAAAATAAAATCGTTTCTTTAGAAGAAGCAGTTCGTATCAGAAAAGAATGGAAGGCAGCTGGAGAAAAAGTGGTCTTCACTAACGGATGCTTCGATATTGTACATTTAGGTCACGTAGACTACCTTGAACAAGCTCGTTTAAAAGGAAGTAAGATGATCTTGGGTCTGAACACAGATGCTTCTGTAAAAAGATTAAAAGGTGAAGAAAGACCGATCAACAACGAATATGCAAGAGCAAGACTACTCGCGGCTTTCGAATTTATTGATATGGTCATCTTATTTGGTGATGACACACCTCTTGATCTTATCTCGACCTTATTACCTGATGTTCTTGTTAAAGGAGCTGATTATACAATAGATAATATTGTTGGTGCAAAAGAAGTGATGGAAAATGGAGGAAGTGTAGAAACCATTACTCTTGTTGAAGGATTTTCTACTTCATCGATTATTGAGAAAATTAGACAACATGGTCTATAA